GAATAATTTTCCGTtttgagataaaaataaaacatcattCCTATAGGACCAATTTATGCACACTctattaaactttaaaaacccatttaaaaagaggaaattttaaaaaattttatgcaatttgacagtttttaaatttttaataggaacttttaatataggtaatggagagtgaataattTGGCCCTTaacagcttttaaaaaaataaacttaacacTTTTATTACACCTACAATACAATAGTTATATTATACCTACATAAAGTAcgagtatgttttttttattctaaatcttaTCTGGaatcatttttgtttcaatGACATTTCTATAAAATCCAGCTGACTTCCTGGGagaacgttttttattttcactcgAAAGGTCTACAGAAAATAGTCCAAATCTTGTCCTGtgagaaaacaattttaatttaagggATATTCAATCagtattaaattaaaacatacGTGAAGCCCCTAACCCATTCAAATGCATCTATTAAACTCCAATATGTGTATCCAGTGACATTACAACCATCATTGATTGCATTTAATATAGCTTGTAAAtggctctaaaaaaaaatatgcaaacaaaaGTTCAAATAAATTAGCTTAGGTATATCATAAAATTTACCTTAATGAAACTTATTCTTCCATTATCTTCAACATTTTCTTCATCCGACCAtccattttctaaaataattacTTCCACATTATTATACTCATCACGAATATACCttttcgaataaaaataaaattcagctTGGTAAAATTTTAGACCATATTAATCTAGTAGACATACTTTAAGAGACCCTCCAATCCTTGAGGAACACATAACAACCAAGGAGACTTTGCTATTTTCCAATTTGGATCAACACTCTCATCACAATCTCGATCATTTTCCCATGATGGTTtcaaaacttttgatttgtcttTTGCTCTTGTAATAAAAGCTGATGTGTAATaattcaaaccaagaaaatcagCAGAACCCTTTATAAGTTTCCTCCATTTTTCATCAAACATTGGCAACCGAGTTTTATTAAATCCTTCTTTCAAACTATTTTTAGCAATATTTGAAGCAACGACTTCTGGGTATCCACCAGATTTGGCAAAAAGTGGATGAGCTTGGAAACCAAGCTATGAAAAAGGGTTAAAAAGGTGTTAAAGAAAGAAGTTTATTAAACATACCGCAAACTGCAGTCCAAGTTCAATAGCGTCTTGTTcgtttgtttttgaataaaagaacTTGCTGAGAATTGCCATTCCAATTTTACCAcgttgttttttataaaattgtgttCTATAAGTGTGATAAGCTACAGCATGAGCCTTTAAGCTATTTTCCATGCAAATATAATCATCTACACCAGCATTAAGATATTGAGGAGGATAAAAGCCATAACCATAACTGGATCGGCAGTAAAGTAACGGTTGGTTAAGAGTTACCCAAGTTTTTAcctaaaaatagaattttaatttatttatttttgttttaagtttgtgCATATAAATTAAGACTCACCCTGTCTCCAAAAAGTTTATACAACTCTTTTGCATACGATGCAAATTGATtgataattttagaatttaaaaatcCACCATTTTTCTGAACTTCTGCTGGTAGATCATAATGAAACATTGTAACCATTGGTTGAATTCCATTTGCAATTAATTTGTCAATAATTTCGTTGTAATAATCGattcctttttgattttttgatgaTACATCGCCAGTTGGGAAAATTCTTGCCCACGATATcgaaaaacgataaaaatttACCTAAAAGATAAAAGAAACATTCAAAATTATGTTTGTTTAGCCAAATAAATATTCTAGTTTTTACATTTGAGGTTATTAAGAgatgaagttttaaaaattcaagaaaaaaaactcCATACAAatcctttttcttttaaaataaacgcttttttaattgatttcttatcctTAACTTAGTTTTATGAAGAcgtttttcaatttgtaataaACTCATAAAgtctacatataaaaaaaaatagttccatTATTTGGCCAAGAACAGAATAGAATTTGCACGATTTTTAGAATTTAAACTAAAGTggacactatggcgtatacgtaatattttgctTTAGATAAAAAATCATTCTTACTTTTAATTCTTTCAATGCTGCTAAATCTTGGTCAAAACGATGGTATGAATCAACTGCTACATCACCATTAGTTCTATCATCAATTAATTGGGGATGATCATGTACAAAGTCATCCCAAACTGACGGTCCTTTTCCATCTTCATTCCAGCCACCTTCAATCTGAAAAGCTGCAGTTGCCACACCAAAACTAAAATTCGCTGGAAAATGAGGACTTCCTTTTGCAGCGAGACTACAAGTGTCCAATTCATCTGCATATCCCGattctctttaaaaataaaaattacaaactttcacttaataaataattttaaatcgtaaaattttaatttttcaaaaatataaaataaaaatgcgtTCATGTtcattatttagttttttttttttattttatatgttttttctttcattttattatttaattcttCAATgactttaaaacaataaaacacttAACTTACACTAAAAATCCAtaagcaaaaataataattttaaaccaCATCCTCATATTGCTTCGATAAAAGAACTCAAACCACTAATTCGCATTTAAGAAATCGATCtacttatttgccaaaaaatacaaaattgaaataaatattaacttcaataaaataaattatgttgggtctgaataaaattaatgttttgttatgaaattttgtttataaataaaaaaaaatacttaagggCAAgatataagaattaaaaaaacatatacaaaaatacaCAATTTATGCAATTTACTATATTATCCATTTCTTCCTGGGTGGTTATCAAATTGTTTCtgtgaaaagtaaaaaaaattctctaaaaaaatataggtaaaaaaaaacatagtaaaATTTGGCATGAACATTTCATTAACCACCAGAACCCAAAATCAAAAGAGTCACCTCATTTAAAAAGGGTAAAAAGTTTAACTGGCAATGGTAATTTTTTAAGGCTGTCATTTCTGATAACAACTGTTTATTCcgcataaatttttttctaaaaatgtaaaaaaatgtaaacatacAGACCATGCGACCCATTCAAACATATTACAACCAGatgatctaatttttttttgaaccaatAAACTGGATACCAAACCAGATAGgcaaatttcaatacaaaatattttgcatattttgtatattaattttgtttatctggtttagaaaaattgtatttttttgttgttaaatttaaaacgcTCCGTTTGCAAATTAATTGATATCTTAAAAACCAATTGAATAGTAATTAAACTGGGTACAAATGGAGCAATTAACTGTTTAATTCAAGATTTACAAAGCAAATAAATGTGACTTAATATACTCTTTccgttatttatatttaatctgACTTACAGCTCAAGTTGTTCAAACTCAAGTTGTAAAGCTTATTTTATGGATTTGGTGATATCGGATACTTTTTGCGttaatttgttttgtaatttcCTTCATAACATTCTTATACgactttgaataaattaaaacaaatcgcATGATAGgctacatttaaaatttttgttacaactttttatttaaaaaattatagaaaaatatgcattttttatttagttttttttaagaattttagtaaaaacataaaaaaaaataataaaaattttgttatttaattaaaataacaaaaatgtcttttatatagttttaatttctttaataacgaaggaatttttagaaaacaaattttcgaaaatgttgcactcgtttttttgtttaagttttttatatacctacatatacaaattcgcaaacacttttcaaaaaaaaaagttgtcattCAAAACGAAATATAAGCCCgtacataaaacaaaatttaaaaaaaaactaaaaattttctttttaatttaccttaatttaaatattaatgttttaagaaataatccaaAATCCGTAAGTACCAAGTTTTAAGAAAGTCCCCTCAATGGTTTAGACTGTAGCTCGAGcccttatatatatatttacgaCCAAGAAACGCAGTATGTCATTTGATTTGTTATAGTATAAAAAAGAATGtttagaaaatacaaaattgatcttaaaaaaattatttcttaaaaacaattttccaaaatttttaagaaaatcaacacttaaaaacgaaatttctaaaaatctcatttccaaaaaaattaatttttcaaaaaagtttttgaggtAAGGTCGACTCCCTCCAAGTcgaactccctctaagtcgaacttttttaatgaacaattttgaagaaaaaatattaaataaatctctCTTACTCGAATTTCTCTCTAACTCGATTTTCGAGTACcgtgaaagttcgacttagaggcagcgttaccacttgcggaaaaaaagtcgaagtagatttgaagaaaaaatggaagtagattgaaaaaaatcgaagtagatttcaaaatatccttttctttataaaatatcaatattaaaaaaattattctattaaaattatttaagtaaaataatttaattagtaaaaacaactaaaaccgaaaattttattctttcaaactacatattttcgtcatataaatatttttttatacattgttttataacaatttttagtcaaatatttggttttctgaaaaaaagaagtagatttggcttatattttgatAACTTGAAGTAAATTGGAACagagtttttttaaatgaagtagatttcgatatttttgtgatggtgggaagtaggaagtagattttaattttttttagatctacttcaattgaagtaaagtggtaccgctgcttagagggagtcgactaaaaaattcataaatgttttttttattttcaatttagattttttttttattccaatcacTTTAAATTAATGTATAATTTTATATTGTTGAAATCGGTTTATTCGTTAGCAAAaatttagaaatcaaaaaaaactgttcCTGGGCAAATACCGTTATTAACgtttcagaaaatattttttttttaattaaaaaattatttcttatttttatcattcgtataaattttttaatcaaaatcgttaaggCCATATTTTATGAACCGACAAAATATagatatattgaaaattttagcatgaaatttttataataatagttGAGTTCTTTACACCTCGATATTTTTCACCTCTATGATTTTACCGCATTAAGTTATTATGAATATAATGTTATTGGAGCAGTAGCACATTTCATCTTTACAATCGCCATTTgatattataaagaaaaaaattttaaaagaagtctagtaaaaaaatattaagcttCAAATTGACCCCAagacaacaatattttttaaaatgtttaactcAAATAAATCAATGACCAACCTTATAGGTCATTTGTTGCAAAGCTtacttcatttattttatttgtcggTGTAGCTAAATCATACTCCATGCGCCTTTCTATGCCCTTCCAGAAATAACTGTTTATAACTTTATCTTTATAATCATATTACTATTCAAACACATTCTTGactatatttaatttattcatgcTTAGACTTTGATAAGCGTTTAATAAACCTTGAAATGTACATTGTTAACCTAAACCTCACCACTTTTAAGCAGAtaacttattattttaaaatcaaattagaaAGAGCGTATGTAAACAAGTTTTTCTATATAATAAGTTATGGTATAAGCCATGTTAAATCCGCTCCTGACCGCATTCAGATATACATATGGCTTAGAGATCACTTTAATTGAGAACATGTTTCTTTTTGATTGAGAGATGATTTCAATATTGATGGTTTTGAAGGTTTTTATGTTGTAAACTGAAACGATAAATTAATGAATGCTTTAAGAAGTAGATTGTAGgtataattgaatcatttatttgcaaaacatgataagtccatgattttaaatttttcaggagaagaaaaaaacgttctattttcttttgatatgcgtagaaaaatttatcaaaaatatattctgtagaactcttgcctagctacaaaataccgtttcgtttttaatttttggagcgatagctca
This DNA window, taken from Episyrphus balteatus chromosome 2, idEpiBalt1.1, whole genome shotgun sequence, encodes the following:
- the LOC129909628 gene encoding myrosinase 1-like, whose amino-acid sequence is MRMWFKIIIFAYGFLVESGYADELDTCSLAAKGSPHFPANFSFGVATAAFQIEGGWNEDGKGPSVWDDFVHDHPQLIDDRTNGDVAVDSYHRFDQDLAALKELKVNFYRFSISWARIFPTGDVSSKNQKGIDYYNEIIDKLIANGIQPMVTMFHYDLPAEVQKNGGFLNSKIINQFASYAKELYKLFGDRVKTWVTLNQPLLYCRSSYGYGFYPPQYLNAGVDDYICMENSLKAHAVAYHTYRTQFYKKQRGKIGMAILSKFFYSKTNEQDAIELGLQFALGFQAHPLFAKSGGYPEVVASNIAKNSLKEGFNKTRLPMFDEKWRKLIKGSADFLGLNYYTSAFITRAKDKSKVLKPSWENDRDCDESVDPNWKIAKSPWLLCVPQGLEGLLKYIRDEYNNVEVIILENGWSDEENVEDNGRISFIKSHLQAILNAINDGCNVTGYTYWSLIDAFEWVRGFTTRFGLFSVDLSSENKKRSPRKSAGFYRNVIETKMIPDKI